The stretch of DNA GGGTCATATGCACTACTGGTTAGTTGTTACTTGGTTCACACAAGAAAATTAATCTTATTAGTCTGCTTGCTGTCTTTCAGGACCCGTGAAGCAACTCGCTCTCATAATTTTCATCATCCAGCAACTGTACACAcaattcactttaatttttattttttttaaggaattgTTCAGTGGAGATGAATACATACAGTGATCTAGAACATGTTTCACTTATTCAGAGTAATGTCATAGAATCCCACGGCAAGCCTTTAAAAGTGTCAGATTTACTGTCACGTTACCATTGTTAAAAACCCTTGATTCAAATGGAATTTTAAACGTGATGATTTCAGTCATATTCAAGTGCTTCTTAAGGATAATTTGGAAAAAGCTCCAAGCTTATGTAGTATTCCCTCTGTAGTTGAAAATAACACATTGATCCTCTGTCTGATTTTTATCATCCATCCTGTCCATTTCGCAGATTCTTGTGCTGTCCAGTGAAGTTGCCCACCATGCGCGAGTACAAGCTTGTGGTACTGGGATCAGGAGGTGTGGGAAAGTCTGCACTGGTGAGTGCATATTTAAGTGCCCCTAAAATTCACCAGCAACACGattcaagagaaagaaaacatgcatatttccctaaatgtaaaaaacaaaacaaaaaaaaaaacgccttTTCCTAATGTTTTCTCATAAATAGACTGATACAATAGTGGATGTGCATATTAAACATGTCCAGAGTTTCAGATAATGAGCTCAATATAACACCCTGTATTACTCTGATGAGCACCGGTTGGATAAGGCTTTGGAGCCATGTAGCGCTTCCTCTTTCCCATTTTCTTTTAAGTACTCAACTCTGTGTAAATAAAAGTGCAggagctccacccacctgctgttcatacTTTCTATTTATGAAAAAAGCTGTACAATAAGATCTTTGTAAGGTGGAATTTATTACACAGCTGTTGTGTTAGACTAAAATTATGACATACGGTAAAGGCAATCAGTCTGTTATATTACTCAGCAGAAATCTTTGCATTTTCCTGTGATTCTGACCGTACgaaataaaaatcacacaccAAAGAAGTTTTCTAGCAGAGAAAAATCACAAAgactgttatttaaaaaacagatctttttacacatttttttttaaaacagggtTTAATTAACTCAAACATACCAAATAACCAGAAACAAGTGGGAACTACAATGATGTCTGAGTAAAGTAATGGACAAGTTGTACTTCATTTCACTCAGGCTCATTTTGAGGCATTAGAAGCCCTGAAAATGCACACTACGCTTGAAAATGAAACTTAGATTAACAAAACTGGTTATGAAATGAATTATTTATTGAAAGTGAGGAGCAAATTTTACTTTGAGACTTCCTAAAACCTCTTTGGGTGGAGCATCAAACATccctctgaaagaaaaaaaaaaacgtcatcTTAACAAATTGGCATCTAAGTGTATTTAATTGCTTTAAATGAAAAGGTCAGTACACAATATCTGCATAGGACTGTAGATAAAGCTTTAAGAATATCAAAAATTGAGTTCGAATTAAGTGCCTTATTATTTAAGGACTTAAAGTTGGATTAAATGTTGCTTTAGTCAGATTGTCTTTGTAATAAGTGTGTTGTGGCCACATCCATAAAACATAAAGGCTCAGCTGGTCACAGAAACACCCGAGGCTCACTAGACCAacagaagttgttttgttttaaacaagaaataaaattgaccAGAAGAGTAGAGAGAGGGAAGAAGTATCAGATTGGTGATGATGTCCTGTGTTAATgttctttcccttttcttttgtcCATTAGACAGTCCAATTTGTGCAAGGCatctttgtggaaaaatatgACCCCACAATAGAAGACTCCTACAGAAAGGTATGACATATCAAACACACCACCGGACTTtatggacactttcaaataaagCAAATCATATAAAACGTTTGTTTTTACAGCAAGTCGAGGTCGATGGGCAGCAATGTATGCTTGAAATCCTGGACACAGCTGGAACTGTAAGTCAAACATGGGCTGGATGGAGGGGTGTTTCTAGGTAAATGTAGGCAGGCTGCTGATGTCGTGTGTTATCGTTCTTTTTAGGAACAGTTCACGGCTATGAGGGACCTGTACATGAAGAATGGCCAAGGCTTTGCTTTGGTGTACTCCATTACAGCGCAGTCGACATTTAACGACCTGCAGGACCTCCGGGAGCAGATCCTGAGAGTAAAAGACACCGAGGATGTGAGTTTAACACTCTTTAACTTTCTAATGTGTTCTCACACTTGTGATGATTACAGTTAAGTGATGAAGTAGTTTAAGTAAGAGTAACTGTGAACATAGCAGCATGGTAGCATTAAAATAGCAAAGGTGATCATATCTGTAATGTGAGAGTTGCccattaaaaataatcatgttTGTCCTCACTGTCCTATGAAAACAATCTATTCCCAAACATGACCTCTTTCCTGCTCACCAAGAATTTCTTCCCTCTTTGCCAGAAAGTTGTTATAGAATACCAAGAAAAGCAACAAACCTTAATTTCTACTTTAGCAATGACCTGAAGGATTAATTAACAAAAATGGAAAGGATCGGCCATTTAATCAGTCAGACCTGTTGGCAGTTGACATAGCTAATGTTTATTAGGGATCTTGAGAAGACTAATTTACTAGTTgtttaaatgagagaaaaaaattagactagTGGACTAGtctgagaaacaaacaaaaaccctcaAATCATTTAAAACTAATGTGGATTTAAGGAGCTAAATGAAACTGTTAAATTGTTGTTCACCTGATATCCACCCACCTATATATGTTCACTAATTACAGTAAGCTAAATCATTCTTCCGGTCTCCTCACACTGGCAGCTGTGTGtttgaagacacacacacacacacaaaagatagTTAAATGtcgcaaatcttttttttttctttttttttttaaatattcaattACATAATCAAATTTAGAGTATTCATTGACATCCCTAAAATGAATGTGATACATCCTTTATTTAAGTGAAAAATTTAAGTTAACTACCAACAAatactgaataaatgaaaaatatcacCACTGACTATCAGCCAGATTGTTTAAAGTGTTGGTATTGGCCCAGAATTTCACAATCACCTTAACAAAAGTAATTGCAGCTGAATTTGCTCTTCATTCCTTCTCAAGTAATCacataaaaatgcagttttaaaaacaagcaGGCCTGTTTTCATATAATCCTGTTTGAAATagtttatttggttttaaatgtTGGCGCATTTCCTTGAGCCATAAACTGGCTCTTTTTAAAAGTATAAAAGATGACCCCAGGCAAACACCtgatatgtttttgtttctagGAACTGAAATGTCTGTTTTCATCGGACAGTGATGATATGTTGGGAGAGTATAATGAACGCATAAATGTTGTAATTCTCTGaggctcctcctcagtctgcagagggATGACTCTGTATAATCTGCCCTCGTCACCTCTCTATCATTAAAGTCAGCGCTGTGGGAGAAGAGGGCAGAGCGAAGGGGGGGCAGGAACTTTGTGACAGGGTGGAAATGTcagagctgctgttgctgctctctCTCACCTCCCCTCTTTTTAGAGAGCGGAGATGGAGCATGCTGAGtgtgtgctttttatttattcatagcAGGTTGCTCAGCTGGTCTGTGTGTCTCGGTTAAGGTCTCTCTTTGCTGAAACCTTTCTGCTCCTTAATATGTACATCTCGAGACAGTATTTCTGTTTTCAAATATGATTTTGGAATATTTGTAATATGTTTTATTGCAGTTGACTTGTTTTCATAATCACTGAAAGCCAAAATTGTAAATGAGCTTGAAAATCTGATAAAGGTAATGCAGAACCATCCACATCTTAACAAAATCAACTCTCTGGCCAGGTTGCTGAAACTCCTAATAAAGCCTTAACTAGCAGGCATGTGTATTGAGAAAATGAACCATtcccttttattgtttttgtcaattttacatccatataaaaaaaaaactgaacttcaGCACTATTTTGGAAAGccttctgtgtttttgaacaTATCATATTTCCACTAATCCATCAGGTTCCCATGATCCTGGTGGGAAACAAGTGTGACCTGGAGGATGAGCGTGTGGTCGGGAAGGAGCAGGGTCAGAACCTGGCCCGTCAGTGGAACAACTGTGCCTTTTTAGAGACTTCAGCTAAATCAAAGATCAACGTTAATGAGGTACGTACTAATAACAGACACATAGCACATATGGTATGCTTCTGTTCATTATGCTTCCGCACCAGTGACAGCTGTGACTGCAGGCCTTCATACGCTAATAATGATAAAATGTCACAACTGTCTGGCAGGATATAATGACGACCTTTGACATTTGTGAAATGTCATATCTTAAACTTCAGTATGCCATCATGATGCTGTAAATCCGGCTGTTACACAATCAGATTTTTCCCTACACGATTATTTTAgccaaaataaattataaataaaaatgctgttgGTCAAAGTCATCCTTAACTTTTGCTACTGTGCTTCTTGGATCTAGAGGTTTGGTGTGGGGTTGCTGTGAGCCAGCTGTTTTAGGGTGGTATTTATCCCCAAATTGAGTTGTATTTATGGTGGTATGGGGGCAGggttccgtgtgtgtgtgtgtgtgtgtgtgtgtgtgtgtgtgtgtgtgtgtgtgtgtgtgtgtgtgtgtgtgtgtgtgtgtgtgtgcggaagTAGGTTCACCTTATGAATTAATAACGAATACCATGTACTTACTGTGATAATAAATAACAGAGCAGTAATCCGCTCTCACTCCAGTAAGATTCTCATCCCGTGGATGGACTTCATCGCCTCTGTCCTTGAAGTTTGTTGGTAACAGTAGTCCCTCTTCTGTTCTGTACCCTCTAAAGgagcatccacacaggaagtgattcaCTTGTCATCTTGTTGTTGAAGGATAGTCACTATGGATATCCCAGTATCAGGTTGCTTAGGTTACCCTCTAATGTATTACTGCCCTCTCAAATGTCAGTCAAAGGTGTCGTTTAGTCTCACTGATAGTTGGGAGTTAGGAAAAGTGACTGCTCACTCAGTATTGCCAGTGGTTATTTCACCCTGAGCTCTCTGTTTGCCACTTTGCTGAAAGTtacttcctgtgtggacaccCCTTTACGTTTAGCGTAGCAGCACCAgttctccaccttctgcaggcTGTGCTTATAACAGCCCCTTCAGTTTGTAGTTTGCattttgcagtttgcagatctTCAGGGCAGAAGGAAAACCACTGACATCAATTGCAGTCCAAGATGGTTGATTTGGAGTGTGTCCACCCACGGGACGAGAGACTAGAGACAGATGAACGACACTGAAAACAGCCATAACAGCACCCTCACTACCCTGTTaggaaacagggaaaaaaaaatgatgggcaGTGCTGGAGCTAGCTGGTTAACAGTGATTGAACTTTCACAAATTTAAACattcattaaattaaatttttatctaTCGCTCTCACTCCAGTGCAATGACAGATTAAAGGAAATCTGGCATTCAGTATCCTGAGCCACTACTGCTCAAAACAATTTGACATCCTTTAATTGTTaaagtgtaatttatttatttttttaataactctcAAATTTGAGTCACTTTGACATTGTGTGCTTATCTGCAGTATTACGCACAGCTCTGATTACCTTGCCCAGTGAGTAAACATTAACAATGCTAACACCAGCAGCTTTCTTTCCTTGCAGGTTATCATCAACAAAGGTGTGCAGAATGTGATGATAGATCAGTTCGGTTAAGCGGTTATATGCCAACTTACTCTGACACAGCCAAAATACACAAAGTACTGCAGAACTGTGCTGGCTCACACAGTTCTCATCTGTCTTACTTTCCACTTTGCTTGTTTACAACTAACTattacaaagagagagagaaagataggGGTACTGTAAGCTAACCAGCATTTTATattgataaaatataaaattggtttttatatagcacttttctgcttgagcactcaaagcgctttttaTCCAACATATCTAAACCAcccattcatacagtgctttctatctagcactcacacacacacattccaatGCATCGGAAGCAACTTGGGGATACTCGATTtttactttggcatgcagactggagcagccagggatcgaaccaccaaccaaTCCAGTTAGTAAATGACCTGCTCTATTTCCTGAACCACAGCTGCCCCTGATGTCACTGATATATTCAGAATTGTTTGTATACAAAATATAGTGATGTGAATGGAGCAGCAAACCTCACTCATAGCCACAAACTGTAGACACACCTGACAGACAAGGTGGAGTTTAATGGAGTAGCCAGCATTAAGCGTTTAACTAAAAGGAGCAAATTAACTGCAGGAAGAATGGACAAAAAGTTGGGAATTAAATTTAGTCCTTAATAGCTCATTGTTGACTCAACAACATAATACCACCCTAACCCGCACCTGTCAGAGTAACTCAGGTCTGTTGCTACAGCTGCCTCAATCACTCATCCCTGCAACGATACACTAAAACTGGTATTTTTGTGCCAGTTTTAGTGTATCGTTGTTAGTTATAGTGTATACATGGCtggccttttttaaaaagaaacaataaaataaaatagaaaattttTAATTGATCAGTTTTTATTCGCccaaaaacactaaaagaagCTACTTGATTAGATGGAGCAGTGAATGAAGCAAGAAAAACCATGTTCAGTGTCCaccatttcatgcatttcagtgttgTGTGTCAACAGGAATGTGTACTGATAATGTGTTTCCTGAGTGACTTTGCATTATAGCCTGTGCTGTAGCTTTTTCCATACATCCCAGAATATACTGAAGCAAAGCTGAAACAGATCAAATCTTCTCTGTTGTAGATTTTCTATGATCTGGTGCGACAGATCAACAGAAAAACGCCGatggaaaagaagaagacaaaaaagaagtcaaGTTGCACACTGCTCTAAATTGCCATCCCACGGTAGCTCCAGGCCAGGTGAGTGGGTGTAAGAGCAAAATTTATTCCAGACATTTGCAAGGCTCCAACTGTGCTCTGAGCTCTGAGTTACCACAGAACATTTAGAAACCAACTGCAAAAATTATGGtgattcaatttttattttttttacatttatttattttttgttaagaCAGGAAGCAAAGAATTGGTGTTACAAGTAACAAGATCTCTGCAGGTTTAATAGTGAATAATCTGCAGGAGGAATTGAATGAATCAAAGACCTCAAGTCCCCGTTTTCCTTTCTGTCACATCGCTCTGCATTTTAATTGGATCAAAGAGGGTTTATCATGTTTTATATGAATTTTTTGAATGTGCTGgctccacctgctgctgctacaGTGCAACTGTAATGAAATCTAATTATAGGCAACACTGTTGGAGCTTTTTCTGGCTCATTCCTACAACaaattcactgattttttttttttttttttttcttttccccttctCCAAATTATAACAGTaagtcagatttttaaaaaaaaatatatatgtttgtttatttttttcacaggttTGTCAGTATAAAACTTTGGTTTATAGTCAGCTTAAAGTCTCCtcactttgaaatgaaagtcagcCTCTGGAGACTTGCAACActataaatgttattttcacTTCAGTTAAAGCAGACATAATGTTTCCTGTGATGGATTACAAAGTGTTAAACCACTCAGATAATGACTAAGAAACAGTGAGATGTCCTGTTTATACTGGTCATCAAGCAGACCAGTGCACTTCCCCTCCAAGTGATGAGGTAGCAAAATCCAGTCTTTGTGGGACTCTTTCAACATTGGAATCCTTTTTAGAT from Archocentrus centrarchus isolate MPI-CPG fArcCen1 chromosome 7, fArcCen1, whole genome shotgun sequence encodes:
- the rap1aa gene encoding RAP1A, member of RAS oncogene family a, producing MREYKLVVLGSGGVGKSALTVQFVQGIFVEKYDPTIEDSYRKQVEVDGQQCMLEILDTAGTEQFTAMRDLYMKNGQGFALVYSITAQSTFNDLQDLREQILRVKDTEDVPMILVGNKCDLEDERVVGKEQGQNLARQWNNCAFLETSAKSKINVNEIFYDLVRQINRKTPMEKKKTKKKSSCTLL